A single Oncorhynchus tshawytscha isolate Ot180627B linkage group LG01, Otsh_v2.0, whole genome shotgun sequence DNA region contains:
- the npm3 gene encoding nucleoplasmin-3, which yields MSHSHGEDDCCSEDHGSVGQSRLESYVFSCELSSKVPFYTFQGDEEEDLEHFLELRTVCLGEGAKEESNVVEVTAMNHQGKTISVPVANLHINCLPMVSLGEFELKAPVTIRLKSGTGPVTVSGLHLIASDNADSDLSSEEEDLDEEIIPIKPAKKKQKL from the exons ATGTCGCACAGTCACGGAGAAGATGATTGCTGCTCGGAAGACCACGGGAGTGTTGGCCAATCGAGACTGGAGAGCTATGTATTCA GTTGTGAATTATCCTCCAAAGTACCGTTCTACACATTCCAAGGGGACGAAGAGGAGGATTTGGAACACTTTCTCGAGCTACGGACG GTTTGCTTGGGAGAGGGAGCGAAGGAGGAGAGTAATGTGGTGGAGGTGACCGCTATGAACCACCAGGGGAAAACTATTTCTGTACCTGTCGCCAACCTCCATATCAACTGCCTGCCAATG GTGAGTCTTGGGGAGTTTGAGCTGAAGGCCCCTGTCACCATTAGACTGAAGTCGGGTACCGGACCAGTGACAGTTAGCGGTCTGCACCTCATTG CCTCTGACAACGCTGACTCCGACTTGTCTAGCGAAGAAGAAGACTTGGACGAAGAGATAATCCCCATCAAACCAGCCAAAAAGAAACAGAAGTTGTAA